Proteins encoded within one genomic window of uncultured Draconibacterium sp.:
- a CDS encoding alpha/beta hydrolase-fold protein, whose product MKKRFFLLVVILLATGVSLFAQQALFGGQQIVSPEINSDNSVTFRVLAPNAETVLVTGDFLPTEMVQSPMGEIEAPGKAEMTKDEKGVWSFTSEPLESELYDYSFVVDGFTTTDPSNPYVIRDIASITNYFIVEGGKADLYMVQDVAHGSVTRRWYDSPGLKMDRCAVIYTPPGYENSTEKYPVLYLLHGAGGDEEAWFAHGKATRILDNLIAQGKVKPMIVVMPNGNVIQDAAPGEGCDGFVTPAFMIPNTMDGNFEASFMDILKFVESNYRVKADKADRAIAGLSMGGFHSMHISRYYPNTFDYVGLFSAALLPREDATGKVYSNIDETLKEQKENGYKLYWTGIGKSDFLYDANKEFRAKLDSIGMEYTYMETDGGHIWRNWRIYLSEYLPLLFK is encoded by the coding sequence ATGAAGAAAAGATTTTTTCTGCTTGTTGTTATCCTGTTAGCTACAGGAGTATCATTATTTGCACAACAAGCATTGTTCGGAGGCCAACAAATTGTTTCGCCTGAAATTAATTCCGATAACTCGGTAACCTTTCGTGTACTTGCCCCCAATGCGGAAACTGTATTGGTTACCGGAGACTTTTTGCCAACAGAGATGGTTCAATCGCCAATGGGCGAGATAGAAGCTCCAGGAAAAGCTGAAATGACAAAAGATGAAAAAGGCGTTTGGTCATTTACCTCCGAGCCATTAGAATCAGAACTTTACGATTATTCATTTGTAGTTGATGGTTTTACAACTACCGATCCAAGTAACCCGTACGTTATCCGCGATATTGCTTCAATTACCAATTACTTTATTGTTGAAGGTGGTAAGGCCGATCTGTACATGGTGCAGGATGTTGCGCATGGTAGTGTAACGCGCCGCTGGTACGATTCGCCGGGATTGAAAATGGATCGTTGTGCAGTGATTTATACACCTCCGGGTTACGAAAATTCAACAGAAAAATACCCGGTACTTTATTTACTTCATGGTGCCGGTGGCGACGAAGAAGCCTGGTTTGCCCACGGAAAAGCAACACGGATTCTTGATAACCTGATTGCTCAGGGAAAAGTTAAGCCAATGATTGTGGTTATGCCAAACGGAAACGTTATTCAGGATGCTGCACCTGGCGAAGGTTGCGATGGTTTTGTAACTCCTGCATTTATGATTCCGAATACAATGGACGGAAATTTTGAAGCCAGTTTTATGGATATCCTGAAATTTGTGGAAAGCAACTACCGCGTTAAAGCCGATAAAGCCGACCGTGCTATTGCCGGACTTTCAATGGGCGGATTTCACTCGATGCATATTTCAAGGTATTACCCGAATACTTTTGATTACGTAGGGCTATTCTCGGCAGCACTTTTGCCACGAGAAGATGCAACCGGAAAAGTGTACAGTAACATCGACGAAACCTTAAAAGAACAAAAGGAAAATGGTTACAAATTGTATTGGACAGGTATTGGTAAATCCGATTTTCTCTACGATGCAAATAAAGAATTTAGGGCAAAGTTAGACAGCATTGGTATGGAATATACTTACATGGAAACCGATGGTGGACATATTTGGCGAAACTGGCGGATTTACCTGTCGGAATATTTGCCATTACTGTTTAAATAA
- a CDS encoding TonB-dependent receptor, with protein MNKTCSYWSFTVNSVAKSAKVLLSTSLLVLAILFANQALAQSNEKQISGTVTEAESGETLPGVSIFVQGTTNGTVTSIDGTFNLTVSEDDVLQVSFVGFIAQQIPVAGKTNFTIALEPDVVGLEEVVVVGYGVQKKKLVTGATVQVDGDKLAKRSTTSALQALQGQTSGVQITSTSGQPGEGMKVVVRGQGTIGGSGPLYVIDGIQSGDISYLNNADIESIDVLKDAAAAAIYGSQAANGVILITTKSGKQGATKISFDAYYGFQNIAHKVDMLNSKEYAVIMNEANINSGNAPYFSQDEINAMGTGTDWIDEMLYDNAVTQNYTLGLTGGSDKSVYSFSMSYTGQEGIVGGPSVSNYERYNLRINTEHKLYDGLLKVGQHLTMGYTSKNGISVGNQYNNTLRGAFNTSPFLPMRDDEGNYLDNTANAGVIYRGEEWTPWIEGESNPYALMKLNNQSENNNQKVLGDVYFELTPLKNLTLRTTLGYDYYAGEGHSYSPTYHLSIYAFRDNDEAKQDMNKGLALTWDNVLTYQFTRDDHSLTAMAGNSIYRNKGTWLSVNNANLTVSDLEHAYINNTTNTDFTLLGFGGAPNDVDKRLSYFGRLSYSYQERFLLNATFRADGSSRFAKGNRWGYFPSFSAGWVMSNETFMENSFLDFLKLRASWGQVGSQNIPAFRYLALVKTDQTNYYFGSDDFDSSGNTVGAYPNTLPNPDLKWETSEQLNFGIDAQLLDNHLTINADYYEKKTKDWLIDVPVLATAGADSRYINGGDVKNTGIELSMTYANKVGDLSYNINANVSKNKNEVTEVPTNDGIVHGLPNMLYDNSLEFYHRAETGYPIGYFWGWETNGLFQNEAEVQNYVINNKVVQPKAKPGDLRYVDQNNDGVIDESDKTMVGAPNPDYIFGFSLGLNYKAFDFLLAANGVAGNQIVQSYRNHVVAKANYTTEILNRWHGEGTSNKIPRVTNNNINYLFSDVFVKDGDYLRISNITLGYDFARSLVQHKYISQLRLYASVQNAFTFTKYNGMDPEVGYGVEDGSSGVDLGYYPNPRTVMIGVNVKF; from the coding sequence ATGAACAAGACATGCAGTTACTGGAGTTTTACTGTGAACTCCGTGGCAAAATCGGCAAAAGTACTGCTCAGTACAAGTTTGTTGGTTTTGGCTATTTTATTTGCAAATCAAGCGCTGGCTCAATCCAATGAGAAACAAATCTCAGGGACAGTGACCGAAGCTGAATCCGGCGAAACTCTTCCAGGCGTTTCAATTTTTGTACAGGGAACTACTAACGGAACAGTTACTTCAATCGACGGAACTTTTAACCTGACTGTTAGCGAAGACGATGTCCTGCAAGTATCTTTTGTAGGATTTATTGCTCAACAAATTCCGGTAGCCGGAAAAACCAATTTCACCATTGCTTTAGAACCCGACGTTGTGGGTTTGGAAGAAGTTGTTGTGGTTGGTTACGGAGTTCAGAAAAAGAAACTGGTAACCGGAGCTACCGTGCAGGTAGATGGAGATAAACTTGCCAAACGCAGTACTACAAGCGCGTTACAAGCTTTGCAGGGCCAAACATCGGGGGTTCAGATAACCTCTACTTCGGGACAGCCTGGCGAAGGAATGAAAGTGGTTGTTCGAGGGCAGGGAACCATTGGCGGTTCAGGGCCTCTTTATGTTATTGACGGTATTCAATCCGGTGATATTTCGTACTTAAACAATGCCGATATTGAAAGTATAGATGTATTAAAAGATGCTGCGGCAGCTGCAATTTACGGTTCTCAGGCTGCAAACGGTGTAATTCTTATTACCACAAAATCGGGTAAACAAGGTGCTACAAAAATCAGTTTCGATGCCTATTATGGTTTTCAAAACATAGCTCATAAGGTTGACATGCTGAACAGTAAAGAGTATGCTGTAATTATGAATGAAGCAAACATCAATTCAGGTAACGCTCCTTACTTTTCTCAGGATGAAATTAATGCTATGGGCACTGGCACCGACTGGATTGACGAAATGTTATATGATAATGCTGTAACTCAAAACTACACATTGGGTTTAACCGGTGGTTCCGATAAGTCGGTGTATTCTTTCTCAATGTCGTACACAGGACAAGAAGGTATCGTTGGAGGTCCTTCGGTTTCCAATTACGAGCGTTATAACCTGCGTATTAACACCGAGCACAAATTATATGACGGATTACTAAAAGTTGGTCAACACTTAACCATGGGATACACTTCAAAAAATGGTATTAGTGTTGGTAACCAATATAATAACACCTTGCGCGGTGCATTTAATACCAGCCCATTCTTACCCATGCGCGACGACGAAGGCAATTACCTGGATAACACCGCTAATGCAGGTGTAATATATCGCGGAGAAGAATGGACTCCATGGATTGAAGGAGAAAGTAACCCTTATGCATTAATGAAGCTCAATAATCAAAGTGAAAATAATAATCAAAAAGTATTGGGTGATGTCTATTTTGAATTGACTCCATTAAAGAATCTTACTCTTCGTACAACATTGGGTTATGATTATTATGCAGGCGAAGGTCATTCTTATTCGCCAACTTATCATCTTTCCATCTATGCATTTAGAGATAACGATGAGGCCAAGCAAGACATGAACAAAGGCCTGGCGCTAACCTGGGACAATGTATTAACGTATCAATTTACCAGAGACGATCACAGTCTTACAGCAATGGCAGGTAACTCAATTTACCGCAACAAAGGAACCTGGTTATCGGTAAATAATGCAAACCTTACTGTTTCGGATTTAGAACATGCTTACATTAACAACACTACCAATACCGACTTTACCTTATTGGGATTTGGAGGTGCGCCAAACGATGTTGATAAACGCTTGTCATATTTTGGCCGTTTAAGCTACAGCTATCAGGAGCGTTTCTTGTTAAATGCAACATTCCGCGCCGATGGTTCTTCACGCTTTGCCAAAGGAAACCGCTGGGGATATTTCCCGTCGTTTTCGGCAGGTTGGGTAATGAGTAACGAAACTTTTATGGAAAATTCATTTTTAGATTTTCTGAAATTGCGTGCCAGCTGGGGACAAGTTGGAAGCCAGAATATTCCGGCATTCAGATACCTGGCTTTAGTAAAAACAGATCAGACAAATTACTATTTTGGATCAGACGATTTTGATTCGTCGGGAAATACTGTTGGTGCTTATCCAAACACTCTTCCAAATCCTGATTTAAAGTGGGAAACTTCTGAGCAGTTAAACTTTGGGATCGATGCACAACTGCTTGATAACCATTTAACCATTAATGCCGATTATTACGAGAAAAAAACAAAAGACTGGTTAATTGACGTACCCGTATTGGCTACAGCAGGCGCCGACTCACGTTATATTAATGGCGGAGATGTGAAGAATACCGGAATTGAACTATCAATGACCTATGCCAACAAAGTTGGCGACCTGAGTTACAATATTAACGCCAACGTTTCGAAAAATAAGAACGAAGTAACAGAAGTACCTACCAACGATGGTATAGTACACGGTTTGCCAAATATGCTTTACGATAACTCGCTGGAATTTTATCACCGTGCCGAAACCGGATATCCAATTGGTTATTTCTGGGGATGGGAAACCAACGGTTTATTCCAGAACGAGGCTGAAGTACAAAATTATGTGATCAATAATAAAGTGGTTCAACCAAAAGCAAAACCAGGCGACTTACGTTATGTAGATCAAAATAACGACGGTGTAATCGACGAAAGTGATAAAACCATGGTTGGTGCTCCTAATCCCGATTACATTTTTGGTTTCTCTTTAGGCTTAAATTATAAAGCTTTCGATTTTTTACTTGCAGCTAACGGTGTTGCCGGTAACCAAATTGTTCAGTCATATAGAAATCATGTTGTGGCAAAAGCCAACTACACCACTGAGATTCTTAATCGTTGGCACGGAGAAGGAACTTCGAATAAAATTCCGCGTGTAACCAACAACAATATAAACTATTTATTTTCTGATGTTTTTGTGAAAGACGGCGATTACCTGCGTATTAGTAACATTACGTTAGGGTACGATTTTGCCCGTAGTTTGGTACAACACAAATACATCAGCCAGTTGCGCTTGTACGCTTCGGTTCAAAATGCTTTTACTTTTACCAAGTACAATGGCATGGATCCTGAAGTTGGCTATGGTGTTGAAGATGGTTCGTCAGGTGTCGATCTGGGATACTATCCAAACCCAAGAACAGTAATGATTGGTGTAAATGTTAAATTTTAA
- a CDS encoding RagB/SusD family nutrient uptake outer membrane protein produces the protein MKKLSIYLLALVTLFFSACSESWLDSEPLTGLNGDTFYRSKKDAELAIVGCYDGIQSLYSTGIAFPILSEVASDNCFGGTGANDDYKYEIMDHFDLQISPAEVDMLNDNWKNYYKAIYRCNMLLLNIDKIDWEGDDAYKLSIESQAKFLRAYCYFDMVRLWERVPLLTVPSNENQPQAPADSTYTLIANDLLFAAENGAETVEAGRVNKWAAKAMLARVYLFYTGYYGKAELAGISKAKVLEGLEDIIAGTGTNGYGLVDDYKNLWPAASSTPVPEDNSLTTTYAGKDNMETVFAIKYNITSNYNGDTDGNHWLVMLGLRTQSFSPYGRGWGACTVVPELYQAYEENDVRKEASIIAISQENLDFDNTDQRDYTGYTNKKYTPLSLPDGKDVAEANDAVNLMIGQYQDYVVIRYADVLLMAAELGSSNAQDYLDQVRARAGFEDSKPVNQDNIMAERRLEFAFEGLRYWDLLRQGVNTAASTIAVSTTVQNAGLEEDKVIDSQKIIDTKGLFLIPQSQISLSSGLITQNDGWN, from the coding sequence ATGAAAAAACTATCAATATATTTATTGGCACTGGTAACACTGTTTTTCAGTGCTTGTTCGGAAAGCTGGTTAGACAGTGAACCTCTAACCGGATTAAACGGAGATACGTTCTACCGTAGTAAAAAAGATGCAGAACTGGCTATTGTTGGTTGCTACGACGGTATTCAATCATTATACAGTACAGGTATTGCCTTTCCAATTTTATCGGAAGTGGCATCGGATAACTGTTTTGGAGGTACCGGGGCAAACGACGATTATAAATATGAAATCATGGATCACTTCGACCTGCAAATCTCTCCGGCCGAAGTAGACATGCTGAATGATAACTGGAAAAACTACTATAAAGCCATTTATCGTTGTAATATGTTGCTTCTGAATATCGACAAGATTGACTGGGAAGGTGATGACGCTTACAAATTATCAATCGAATCGCAGGCTAAATTCCTTCGGGCATACTGCTATTTCGATATGGTTCGCCTTTGGGAACGTGTTCCGTTGTTAACGGTTCCATCAAACGAAAATCAGCCGCAGGCACCAGCAGATTCAACTTACACTTTAATTGCCAACGATTTATTGTTTGCAGCTGAAAATGGTGCCGAAACAGTTGAGGCTGGTCGGGTGAATAAATGGGCTGCTAAAGCCATGTTGGCTCGTGTATACTTATTCTACACCGGTTATTACGGAAAAGCCGAATTGGCCGGAATTTCAAAAGCTAAAGTTTTGGAGGGTCTGGAAGACATTATTGCAGGAACAGGTACTAACGGTTACGGATTAGTTGACGACTACAAAAATCTTTGGCCTGCAGCTTCCTCTACTCCGGTACCGGAAGATAATAGCCTTACAACAACTTATGCCGGGAAAGACAATATGGAAACTGTTTTTGCAATTAAATACAATATTACTTCCAACTACAACGGCGATACAGACGGTAACCACTGGTTGGTTATGTTGGGCTTACGTACCCAATCATTCTCTCCTTACGGGCGAGGTTGGGGTGCTTGCACAGTTGTACCCGAGCTTTACCAGGCTTACGAAGAAAACGACGTAAGGAAAGAAGCATCAATTATTGCCATTAGCCAGGAAAATCTGGATTTTGATAATACTGACCAACGCGATTACACTGGTTATACGAATAAAAAATACACACCACTATCGTTACCCGATGGCAAAGATGTTGCCGAAGCTAACGATGCAGTGAATCTTATGATTGGCCAGTATCAGGATTATGTAGTAATCCGTTACGCCGATGTGCTGCTGATGGCAGCCGAATTAGGTAGTTCAAATGCGCAGGATTATCTCGACCAGGTTCGTGCACGTGCCGGGTTTGAAGATTCGAAACCTGTAAATCAGGATAATATTATGGCCGAACGTCGTTTAGAGTTTGCCTTTGAAGGGTTACGATATTGGGATTTACTTCGCCAGGGTGTAAATACAGCCGCATCAACAATTGCAGTATCAACAACTGTACAAAATGCAGGTTTAGAAGAAGATAAAGTAATAGATTCGCAAAAAATCATCGATACGAAAGGCTTATTCCTTATTCCACAATCACAAATAAGCTTATCCAGTGGTTTAATTACACAAAATGATGGATGGAACTAA